In the Sulfurovum sp. UBA12169 genome, TTACATGTCACTCATACTCCATTCTCCTCTCGATATGCATCTGCACCTAAGAGACGAAAAAATGCTCGAAAACATCGCACAAGCAAGTGCGCATACATTTTCAGGCGGACTTATTATGCCTAATCTTGTACCGCCCGTGAGCAGCAAAGAAGAGATCATTGCATATAAAAATCGCATTTTAAAAGCTATTGGAAAAGAAACATTTACCCCCTATATGACACTTTTTTTCAAATCCGCATACGATAAAACTTTTCTCGAGAGCGTGCGCGATGAAATTACAGCTATCAAGCTCTATCCTGCCGGTATCACAACCAACTCCGAAGGGGGAGTAAGCGGTTTTGACATAGAAGAGCTGCGGGGCGCACTGGAAGCAATGAGTGAACTTGATATCCCCTTATGTGTTCACGGGGAGACAAACGGTTTTGTTATGGATAGAGAAGCAGAGTTTGTGGCCATTTATGAAAAACTTGCCTCGGCTTTTCCAAAGCTTAAAATTATCATGGAACATATCACTACCAAAAAAAGCGTAGAAGCACTCGACAAATTTGAAAATCTTTATGCAACCATTACCGTGCATCATTTGATGATTACCCTTGATGATGTCGCCGGAGGGATGCTTAAGCCTCATCTTTTCTGCAAACCCATCGCTAAACGCCCTGAAGACAGAGAGGCTTTGCTCAGAGTAGCCCTAAACGCTCATCCCAAAGTCATGTTTGGTTCAGATTCAGCACCTCATCCTCAACACGCCAAAGAGTCTTGCGGTTGTGCGGCAGGTGTTTTTACTGCACCTATTGCCCTTCAGGTGCTTGCCGAACTTTTTGAAAAAAACGGTGCATCACAAGAAAAACTTCAAGCATTTATTCGCGATAATGCACAAAAAATCTACAACATCACACCCTTGCCTAAAAAGATCGTTTTAGAAAAGAAACCATTCAAGGTTCCTCAACTTTATAACGGAGTAGTCCCAATGTATGCAGGAGAAGAGATCGCTTACTCTATTAAAGAAGTCTACGATGGACAGTAATGGGGTTTTTGCACCACGTTAAAGACTTTTTACAATTTTGCAACACAAGACAACCTGTTGCTCAACTAATTACAACAAAAAGGAAAATGCATGATCGCCAATAGTATTGAAGAGCTTATCGGAAACACCCCCTTGGTCAAAATCAACTCTCTCTCAAAAATAAACGGGGCAACAATATTAGGAAAATGTGAATTTATGAATCCTACCTCTTCGGTCAAAGACAGGATTGCCTTTAATATGATCAACGAAGCGCTCAAATCTGGAGAAATAAACGAAGAAACAATCATCATAGAACCTACCAGCGGCAATACGGGTATAGGGCTTGCCGCTATCTGTGCTGCTAAAAAAATGAAGCTTATTCTCACAATGCCTGAGTCCATGAGTATTGAAAGGCGAAAACTGCTTGCGCATTTGGGCGCCAAACTGGTTCTCACGCCTGCTTCCGAAGGAATGAGCGGCGCTATTGCCAAAGCCGCTCAATTGGAAACAGAATTAAACAATGCGAGGGTCTTGCAACAGTTTAGCAATCCAAACAATCCTGACATCCATAGAAAAACCACTGCACTTGAGATATTGCATGATACCAAAAATAGTGTAGATATTTTTGTGGCGGCAGTCGGAACAGGGGGCACACTCACAGGCACTTCAGAAGTTCTTAAAGAGATAATTCCTGCGCTCCAGGTTATAGCCGTTGAGCCGAAAGCCTCATCGGTGCTCAGAGGCGAACCGGCAGGACCACACAAAATACAAGGGATCGGGGCAGGCTTTATACCCGAAATTCTCAATACTAAGATTTACGATGAAGTCATTGCCGTAAGCAATGAAGATGCATTCGCCATGTCTAAAAAAATGGCACAGGAAGAAGGATTGCTTATAGGGATTTCAGCAGGAGCAAACCTTGTGGCTGCCAATCTTCTTGCCGGTCGCCCCCAAAATAAAGGGAAGACTATAGTCACTATACTTTGTGACACTGCAGAACGCTATCTTTCTACTGAACTTTTTGATGCCTAAGCCGCTGTTTTTAGAGACCGTCAAGATAGAAGACGGACAAATTTTTAATCTCTCCTGTCATCAGGCACGTTTTGCAAAAACACGAAAGGATTTTTTCGGGATT is a window encoding:
- a CDS encoding dihydroorotase encodes the protein MSLILHSPLDMHLHLRDEKMLENIAQASAHTFSGGLIMPNLVPPVSSKEEIIAYKNRILKAIGKETFTPYMTLFFKSAYDKTFLESVRDEITAIKLYPAGITTNSEGGVSGFDIEELRGALEAMSELDIPLCVHGETNGFVMDREAEFVAIYEKLASAFPKLKIIMEHITTKKSVEALDKFENLYATITVHHLMITLDDVAGGMLKPHLFCKPIAKRPEDREALLRVALNAHPKVMFGSDSAPHPQHAKESCGCAAGVFTAPIALQVLAELFEKNGASQEKLQAFIRDNAQKIYNITPLPKKIVLEKKPFKVPQLYNGVVPMYAGEEIAYSIKEVYDGQ
- the cysK gene encoding cysteine synthase A — protein: MIANSIEELIGNTPLVKINSLSKINGATILGKCEFMNPTSSVKDRIAFNMINEALKSGEINEETIIIEPTSGNTGIGLAAICAAKKMKLILTMPESMSIERRKLLAHLGAKLVLTPASEGMSGAIAKAAQLETELNNARVLQQFSNPNNPDIHRKTTALEILHDTKNSVDIFVAAVGTGGTLTGTSEVLKEIIPALQVIAVEPKASSVLRGEPAGPHKIQGIGAGFIPEILNTKIYDEVIAVSNEDAFAMSKKMAQEEGLLIGISAGANLVAANLLAGRPQNKGKTIVTILCDTAERYLSTELFDA